One window of the Nicotiana tabacum cultivar K326 chromosome 4, ASM71507v2, whole genome shotgun sequence genome contains the following:
- the LOC142180134 gene encoding secreted RxLR effector protein 161-like produces the protein MGDASYVIGIEIFCDRSQGLLRLSQKGYIERILERFNMNNYSAGIVPIQKRDKFSLMQCPKNDVEGKKMESIHYSSIIGSLMYAQTCTRSDISFAIGMLGRYQSNPGIDHQKDAKKVLRYLKETKDYMLMYRRSKHLEVVGYSDSDFAGCIDTRKSTFGYLFQLAEGAISWKSAKQSVIVTSTMEAEFVACFEATIHALWLRNFISGLGVVDTITRPLKIYCDNSATVFFSKNDKYSKDPLTKGLQPKTFKEHVHRMGLGCIYD, from the exons atgggtgatgcatcctatgtgataGGAATAGAAATATTCTGTGATAGATCACAAGGATTATTGAGATTGTCTCAGAAAGGCTATATCGAAAGAATTCTAGAGAGATTTAATATGAACAATTATTCAGCAGGAATTGTTCCAATTCAAAAAAGGGACaaatttagtctcatgcaatgcccTAAAAATGAtgtagaaggaaagaaaatggAATCAATTCATTACTCTTCAATTATTGGTAGTCTGATGTATGCTCAGACTTGCACAAGATCGGATATTAGTTTTGCGATCGGAATGCTAGGAAGATATCAGAGTAACCCAGGAATTGATCACCAGAAAGATGCAAAGAAAGTTTTGAGGTACTTGAAAGAAACGAAGGATTACATGCTCATGTATAGGAGATCTAAGCATTTGGAAGTTGTTGGATACTCAGATTCAGATTTCGCTGGATGTATTGACACTAGAAAGTCCACGTTTGGTTATTTGTTCCAATTGGCTGAAGGAGCAATATCATGGAAGAGTGCCAAACAATCTGTCATTGTTACATCCACGATGGAAGCAGAATTTGTGGCTTGTTTTGAAGCCACAATTCATGCATTATGGCTGCGAAACTTTATTTCAGGGCTTGGGGTTGTTGACACCATTACTAGGCCGCTAAAAATTTACTGTGATAATTCTGCAACAGTATTCTTCTCCAAGAACGATAAGTACTCCAAAG ATCCGTTAACGAAAGGTTTACAGCCAAAGACATTTAAGGAACATGTACATAGAATGGGTCTTGGCTGTATTTATGATTga